One Egicoccus halophilus genomic region harbors:
- a CDS encoding TIGR03557 family F420-dependent LLM class oxidoreductase, which translates to MAKYGFTLFSELNGPKEMVAQAVAAEQAGGIDFLGMSDHFHPWLSRHTDSPFAWTALGAVATATERLELVTLVTCPFLRYHPTIIAQAAATVQILSDNRFTLGLGAGENLSEHIVGRGWPAVDVRHEMFEESVEIIRELWEGGWVTYRGEHLTAQDAKLHTLPEQAPRIALAASGPQSIELAVEFGDDIVCDSPDPDVVGGFKAQKSDGRAYAQIPVAYDEDVDTALDHAHHFAFGATGWKVMSELPNIPGFDATAALVDDDAIQELVVTGNDPAPLVEKIQQAVETGYDHVAVVQVGPERTERFQDWFTQKVRPALP; encoded by the coding sequence GTGGCGAAGTACGGCTTCACCCTCTTCTCGGAGCTCAACGGACCCAAGGAGATGGTCGCGCAGGCCGTCGCCGCCGAGCAGGCCGGTGGGATCGACTTCCTCGGCATGTCCGACCACTTCCACCCGTGGCTCAGCCGCCACACCGACAGCCCCTTCGCCTGGACCGCACTGGGTGCGGTGGCCACCGCAACCGAACGGCTCGAGCTGGTGACGCTCGTGACCTGCCCGTTCCTGCGCTACCACCCCACCATCATCGCGCAGGCCGCGGCGACGGTGCAGATCCTGTCCGACAACCGCTTCACGCTCGGGCTCGGCGCCGGCGAGAACCTCTCCGAGCACATCGTCGGACGGGGCTGGCCGGCCGTGGACGTCCGGCACGAGATGTTCGAGGAGTCGGTCGAGATCATCCGCGAGCTCTGGGAGGGCGGTTGGGTCACCTACCGCGGCGAGCACCTCACCGCGCAGGACGCCAAGCTGCACACCCTTCCCGAACAGGCACCGCGCATCGCGCTCGCCGCCTCGGGTCCGCAGTCGATCGAGCTCGCCGTCGAGTTCGGCGACGACATCGTCTGCGACTCGCCCGACCCCGACGTCGTCGGAGGCTTCAAGGCGCAGAAGTCGGACGGGCGCGCCTACGCGCAGATCCCGGTCGCCTACGACGAGGACGTCGACACCGCCCTCGACCACGCCCACCACTTCGCGTTCGGTGCGACCGGCTGGAAGGTGATGTCCGAGCTGCCCAACATCCCGGGCTTCGACGCGACCGCCGCGCTCGTCGACGACGACGCCATCCAGGAACTGGTGGTCACCGGCAACGACCCGGCGCCCCTCGTCGAGAAGATCCAGCAGGCGGTCGAGACCGGTTACGACCACGTCGCCGTGGTGCAGGTCGGTCCCGAGCGCACCGAGCGGTTCCAGGACTGGTTCACCCAGAAGGTCCGCCCGGCACTTCCCTGA
- a CDS encoding alpha/beta fold hydrolase, producing MTARFVRANGLRFAYREQGPADGPLALCLHGFPDTPATFRHLLPALADAGFHAVAPWSRGYPPTDVPADKRIDPDTLTADVNALHRAFGGSRDAVLVGHDWGAIAAMRAAAAAPERWRRLVTLAVPPERVLAGVAGDGRQLARSRYALAALVPGADHRLAAGDAAGYVRLWKRWSPGYEPTEDDLAPLKAAVRSPGAGRAMVAYYRGFAPAVLRRRALSPRVTLPPQPHLVLHGRQDGCIGVEWAERAEGRLPHPASRTVIIDDAGHFLHLEQPERVARLTLGHLLARGTAAAVD from the coding sequence GTGACCGCACGCTTCGTGCGCGCCAACGGGCTGCGCTTCGCCTACCGCGAGCAGGGGCCCGCCGACGGCCCCCTGGCACTGTGCCTGCACGGCTTCCCGGACACGCCGGCCACCTTCCGCCACCTGCTCCCCGCCCTGGCGGATGCCGGGTTCCACGCCGTCGCGCCATGGTCGCGTGGGTACCCGCCGACCGACGTCCCGGCCGACAAGCGCATCGACCCCGACACGCTCACCGCCGACGTCAACGCCCTGCACCGCGCGTTCGGCGGCAGTCGCGACGCGGTGCTGGTCGGACACGACTGGGGGGCGATCGCCGCGATGCGGGCGGCCGCGGCCGCGCCGGAGCGGTGGCGCCGGTTGGTGACGCTCGCGGTCCCCCCCGAGCGGGTGCTCGCCGGGGTGGCCGGTGACGGTCGCCAGTTGGCGCGCTCGCGTTACGCGCTGGCGGCCCTGGTACCGGGGGCCGACCACCGCCTCGCCGCCGGCGACGCCGCCGGGTACGTCCGGCTCTGGAAGCGCTGGTCGCCCGGGTACGAGCCGACCGAGGACGATCTCGCGCCACTGAAGGCCGCGGTGCGCAGCCCGGGCGCGGGACGGGCCATGGTCGCCTACTACCGGGGGTTCGCGCCGGCGGTGCTGCGCCGCCGGGCGCTCTCGCCGCGGGTGACGCTGCCGCCCCAACCGCATCTCGTGCTGCACGGTCGGCAGGACGGCTGCATCGGGGTCGAGTGGGCGGAGCGGGCGGAGGGCCGGCTGCCGCATCCCGCGTCACGGACGGTGATCATCGACGACGCCGGCCACTTCCTGCACCTCGAGCAGCCCGAGCGGGTCGCACGGTTGACCCTGGGCCATCTGCTGGCCCGCGGGACCGCGGCAGCGGTCGACTGA